A region of Hoplias malabaricus isolate fHopMal1 chromosome 12, fHopMal1.hap1, whole genome shotgun sequence DNA encodes the following proteins:
- the LOC136664061 gene encoding uncharacterized protein, which yields MAAFSSVILQLGPCIIFLLLTRGDSTDVFDQITVPTINKTVTQGETVVFHCNDTNVKEADKGWRKENITLFNYSPVVNKSVTNYTSRRMHADPLKLQISNVQPSDAGSYTCFTLKTQWILSIKEQDTANNPEKPQMFLYIILSVTGAVAVCLIIICIVQIHRKRKKCYEETGDEQQSQRRRVDHVQNRQYFERFNSLYGQVQ from the exons ATGGCAGCTTTTTCGTCTGTGATTTTGCAGCTGGGTCCTTGCATCATCTTCTTACTCCTGACTCGTGGAG ATTCTACAGATGTATTTGATCAAATTACAGTTCCCACAATCAACAAAACCGTCACTCAGGGAGAAACAGTTGTTTTTCACTGTAATGACACAAATGTTAAAGAAGCTGATAAAGGCTGGCGTAAGGAGAACATCACTCTGTTTAACTACAGCCCTGTTGTTAATAAATCTGTAACAAACTACACGTCCAGAAGAATGCACGCTgatccactgaaactacagatatCTAACGTACAGCCTTCAGATGCTGGAAGCTATACATGCTTCACATTAAAGACACAGTGGATACTGAGCATTAAAG AGCAAGACACAGCAAATAATCCTGAGAAACCTCAGATGTTTCTCTACATCATCCTCTCGGTTACAGGAGCGGTTGCAGTGTGTCTAATTATCATCTGCATTGTGCAGattcacag GAAACGGAAAAAATGTTACGAGGAAACCGGGGATGAGCAA CAATCACAAAGAAGAAGAGTGGACCATGTGCAGAACAGACAGTATTTTGAGAGGTTTAACTCTTTATATGGACAAGTCCAATGA
- the LOC136710440 gene encoding uncharacterized protein produces the protein MGLIFTAGLQIKILHWAFILFLQLCADSTDVFDKNTIPTINKTVTLGETVVFHCNDTEVKEADKGWRKKNITLFNYSPVVNKSVTNYTSRRMLADPLKLQISNVQPSDAGSYTCFTLKTEWILSIKEQDTANNPEKPQMFLYIILSVTGAVAVCLIIICIVQIHRKRTRTQAPDASETKAEYETKVEYETKASSRIEVGME, from the exons ATGGGTTTGATCTTTACGGCAGGTCTCCAAATTAAGATTCTTCACTGGGCTTTCATCCTGTTTCTTCAGCTTTGTGCAG ATTCTACAGATGTATTTGATAAAAATACAATTCCCACAATCAACAAAACCGTCACTCTGGGAGAAACAGTTGTTTTTCACTGTAATGACACTGAAGTTAAAGAAGCTGATAAAGGCTGGCGTAAGAAGAACATCACTTTGTTTAACTACAGCCCTGTTGTTAATAAATCTGTAACAAACTACACGTCCAGAAGAATGCTCGCTgatccactgaaactacagatatCTAACGTACAGCCTTCAGATGCTGGAAGCTATACATGCTTCACATTAAAGACAGAGTGGATACTGAGCATTAAAG AGCAAGACACAGCAAATAATCCTGAGAAACCTCAGATGTTTCTCTACATCATCCTCTCGGTTACAGGAGCGGTTGCAGTGTGTCTAATTATCATCTGCATTGTGCAGattcacag GAAAAGGACAAGGACACAAGCCCCTGATGCTAGTGAGACAAAGGCTGAGTATGAGACCAAGGTTGAGTATGAGACAAAGGCGTCCTCACGTATTGAGGTGGGTATGGAGTAG